ATGGTATAATCCTGAAAAAGACAAAAATTTTAACTTTCGAAAAGTTTACGGAGATTCTGCTTGCAATATTGCCGGTTATAATATTCCGCGACATCTTGCAGGGATGAATCTTTTTCAAAAAAACTATTTAAGTGAAAATAATATTCCTTTGCCCTTTTCTTTTATTCCGAAAAGAAAGATTGGGATAAAAGATATTAAAAATCTTTTATCAAGTCATTATGAGGATACTGAGTATTGTAAATTACCCGATAATAAAAATCCGCATCAAAATAAAATCAGACCTGTTTGCACAGAAACAACTCAATTCAGTTTTGTTGCTCAATTACGAAATAATATGCCTGAGCCGATTGGTTCATTAATTTGGATAAGTCCGTACAACGGGTGTGTTTTTCCTTATATTCCTGTTTATTTCGGTATTTATAATACAAACGAAAAAGTTCGTTCCCGTAATTATAAAGAGTCAGAAAAAATACAATTTAAAAACAATAAGAATAATTTAGAGTTATTCCCTAATCATGCCTATTATATTTTTAATAAATATGTTGAATATATTGAAAAAAACTACCCGGTAAGAATTGAAATTGCAAGAAAATACAAAAGTCAAAAAGAAAATGAACTTTTCAAAAATCAAATAAATCTGGAAAAATCTGTTATGCAAGTTTATAAATCTTATCCGGATGATACAAAGAAAATATTGACAAATTATTGCAACAGATATTTTGATGAAATATTAAATCATATAAAACAAAAAAAATAACCGTAAAAACTACAATTATGATACAAAAAAGACAATTATTATTTGTAATAATATTTTTTATCGGTATTGTCAGCAATGCCCAAGAATTAGAAACCGTAATTCAAAGAGGTCATCAAGGAGCCGTAAAAGTTGCTGTTTTCAGCCCCGACGGAAAATTTTTAATAACAGGAGGCAGAGATAAAACTGCAAAACTTTGGGAACTTGCAACCGGCAGAGAAATGAGAACTTTTCAGGGGCATGAAGGAACCATACTTGCTTTATGTTTTACGCCTGACGGGAAATATATTGCCACGGGAAGTACAGACAAAAAAGTAAAACTTTGGGAAGTTATAAGCGGAAAATTAATTATGACATTCGAAGATAAGGAAGATAAATCATATTCTAAAATTGGAGTAACTTCAATTGCATTTACGTCTGATGCTAAATACATTGCAATAGGAGGCACAAACAGGAAATTAAAAATTTATCTTACCGAAACCGGCGAACTTATAAGAAAAATTAAAGTAAGCCCGGATATCGGTTCTAACTCGGGAATTAAAATTCAATTAAGCAAGAATAATAAAGACATACTTGTTTCGGAAGACAATCGAAAAGCTGTTGTCTATGATTTTGAAACCGGAGAAATTAAAAAAACATACAATTCAATTGATAAAGGCAGTTGTGGAGGTTGCGGTACATATGCAAAATACAGCTCCGATGAAAAATATATTATTTCCGGAAGTCATAACGGGCCTTTTGTTTTATGGGATGTGAAAAATGCAAAAAAAATAAAAACTTATATTGAAGAACAAAAAGAAGTAAGTTCAGTTGATATTACCGCTGACGGAACAAAAGTCTTGCTTGCCGATGAAAATTCAATTTATATTTTTGACACAAAAACAGGAAAGAAAATCAGAACTGTTAAAGCTCACAAAAAAGAACTTAATTATGCAGAATTCAGCCCCGACGGAAAATATATAATATCTGCAAGCAATGACGGAACGGCTGTTTTATGGAAAACATCAACAGGTAAAAAAATAAGAACCTTTATCGGTTATCTAAATAAAGCAGACTACGGAACCAAACTCGACAGAGAAGAATATTGGGAATTCTGGGCAAGAACATATTTCGATTATAAAACAAAAATAAAATTAAGCCCGGACGGTAAGCTTTTAATTATAGGCAAAAAAGACTCCATTGCAAAAGTTATTGACTTTGAAACAGGAAGAACCGTTTTTAAACTTACAGGTCACTCAGGAGGTGTAATTTGTTTTGATTTTTCACCCGACGGTAAAATGATTGCAACAGGAAGCAGCGATAAAAAGGTAAAGTTATGGAATACAACTGACGGAAAACTTATTAAAACTTTAAAAGCCCATCGTTCAATGATTTTTTCCGTTCAATTTGATAAAACAAATGAAAAATTATTAACTTCAAGTTATGACGGAGATACATATATTTGGGATATAAAATCCGGCGAAACCGAAAAATATTTTAAAGGAATCAAAGCATATACTTCCGGGTTTTCTGAATTCGGGAACTATATTGTTTCGGCAGGTTTAAATAAAAAATTTTCGTTTTTTGAAATTGATACACAAGAAAAGTTCAGAGATTATATCGGACATACTGATATTGTTACTTCTTTTGATTTCAGTTTCGACGGAAAAACAGTTGTATCTGCATCTTGGGACGGAAAAATAAATATTTTTGATGTTATCTCCGGGTTTCAAATAAACCAAATAAAAACTCATTCAGGCAAAATTAATTCGGTAATTTATTCAAAATTCAGTAAATATATTTTTACCGGAGGTTCAGATGGAAATATAAAAATGTGGGATGCAAAAACAGGTAAAAAAGTAAGAACATTTGAAGGGCATAAATCCGCAGTAACTTCATTGCAAATAACTCCCGACAATCAAACACTTATATCGTGCAGCATTGAGGGCGTAATTAAAGTTTGGGAAATTGTAAACGGAAAAATTATTTACACATATTATCAACTTTCAAGAGATGATTGGTTTGTGAAATCAAGAGGAGGCTTTTTTGACGGAAATGCAGGAGCAAAAAAATACATCTTTTATGTAAAAGGTATGAAAACCTACAATGTCGATCAATTTTTTGAAGATTTTTATCGTCCCGGCTTATTACAAAATGCATATCAAACAAGAGGCTTAATTAATGAAAA
The DNA window shown above is from Bacteroidales bacterium and carries:
- a CDS encoding C69 family dipeptidase, which gives rise to MKLLLKVIILFLLSKSVFSQQNPDCYTIIVGKKASFDGSVLIGHNEDDGGKQMIVNWFKVGSKNYKNTDSLTLLNGTKIKQFEKTFSYIRFQVTKQKFGDAYLNENSVLICSDACASKEDTAKGNIGYYFREILAGRASSAKDAVRIGGKLIEELGYESSGRTYTIADKNEAWMLSIVKGKRWIAQRIPDDEVAIIPNYYTIQKVNLEDTLNFLSSPDIIDYAIKRGWYNPEKDKNFNFRKVYGDSACNIAGYNIPRHLAGMNLFQKNYLSENNIPLPFSFIPKRKIGIKDIKNLLSSHYEDTEYCKLPDNKNPHQNKIRPVCTETTQFSFVAQLRNNMPEPIGSLIWISPYNGCVFPYIPVYFGIYNTNEKVRSRNYKESEKIQFKNNKNNLELFPNHAYYIFNKYVEYIEKNYPVRIEIARKYKSQKENELFKNQINLEKSVMQVYKSYPDDTKKILTNYCNRYFDEILNHIKQKK
- a CDS encoding caspase family protein; its protein translation is MIQKRQLLFVIIFFIGIVSNAQELETVIQRGHQGAVKVAVFSPDGKFLITGGRDKTAKLWELATGREMRTFQGHEGTILALCFTPDGKYIATGSTDKKVKLWEVISGKLIMTFEDKEDKSYSKIGVTSIAFTSDAKYIAIGGTNRKLKIYLTETGELIRKIKVSPDIGSNSGIKIQLSKNNKDILVSEDNRKAVVYDFETGEIKKTYNSIDKGSCGGCGTYAKYSSDEKYIISGSHNGPFVLWDVKNAKKIKTYIEEQKEVSSVDITADGTKVLLADENSIYIFDTKTGKKIRTVKAHKKELNYAEFSPDGKYIISASNDGTAVLWKTSTGKKIRTFIGYLNKADYGTKLDREEYWEFWARTYFDYKTKIKLSPDGKLLIIGKKDSIAKVIDFETGRTVFKLTGHSGGVICFDFSPDGKMIATGSSDKKVKLWNTTDGKLIKTLKAHRSMIFSVQFDKTNEKLLTSSYDGDTYIWDIKSGETEKYFKGIKAYTSGFSEFGNYIVSAGLNKKFSFFEIDTQEKFRDYIGHTDIVTSFDFSFDGKTVVSASWDGKINIFDVISGFQINQIKTHSGKINSVIYSKFSKYIFTGGSDGNIKMWDAKTGKKVRTFEGHKSAVTSLQITPDNQTLISCSIEGVIKVWEIVNGKIIYTYYQLSRDDWFVKSRGGFFDGNAGAKKYIFYVKGMKTYNVDQFFEDFYRPGLLQNAYQTRGLINENVDLNEYLQKSPPPSLNFKTIFNDSAYKQDIIDIEFQLIDNGGGINEIKVMQNGKRIISDYSGARRIKRGNKTNEKIQLLLVPGENNIQISAFSEGRIESGTIEQTVYFESKENLPDCYILTVGIDKYENESLNLNYAKADAKAFSDLIKKRSKPLFNNMKFYNLFDRNADKTNIINAVNEIAKNAKPQDVFIFYYAGHGSMIGNDFYFVPTDCIRLYDTEQLSEKAIIADYMQENFSKIKALKQIMILDACQSGGATKVLGQRGAGREKAIAQLSRSTGIHVLASAGSEQFAIEFKSLGHGLFTYILLDALNGSADGSPLDGKVTIYELKSYLDDQVPEYTKRFKGVRQYPQSYSGGNDFPLAIDFK